A window of Otariodibacter oris genomic DNA:
GAAGCTATTGAAGTACTACCGAAGACAGGATTAGGTTCTAATAATCCATCATTGGCAAGACAAGTTTTGTGTAAAATGCTGTGTTCATCAATGGGGATCTCTCCAAAAGAAATGCATTCGGCAGATTTACAACGTATGAAGTTACCTATCCATGAATGGATATTCAATCAGTTTTTACAAGCATTGAATGATTTAGTCGCATCAGGGTTACGTTTTGATTACCTGAGAATTGCAGAAGAAAGCAATTTTATTCGTGGTCAACTTGATATTGCTAAATAGCAACGACAACCTATTGGGCAGGCTCATCGTTTTCATATTCGCCATGATGTTTATCATCCAGATCGCCTAGAAAATAGACTAATTAAAACAGCCCTTAATTATGTGCAAAGGCTTTGTAAAACTTCGAATAACTGGCGATTGGCAAATGAGCTGTCGCATATTCTTACTCCCATTCACAGTCTAATTAATCCGTTGATAGATTTCCCTAAATGGGAGGATAGCAAAATATTACAATCGTATCGTACGATAAAGCCTTGGTGTAAGCTTATATTAGAGCAAATGAATCCTAATTTTCAAAAGGGTATGCATCAAGGTATTGCCTTATTATTTCCTATGGAAACCCTTTTTGAGAAGCACGTTGCTTATTGTTTAAACGCTAAGATTAAAGCGCCTTTTAATTTGGTATCACAAGCAAAGAACCAATACATGATTTATAGTCGACATACCAAAAATCACTCTCAAAAACGATTTGCCTTAAAGCCTGATTTATTGATTAAAAACTCAAGATTAAATGTATGTGTTATGGATACTAAATGGAAGCTTTTAGACTCTGGTATTAATAAAGACTTTGGTATCAGTCAATCTGATATTTATCAAATGTTTGCCTATGGACATAAGTATCTAAATGCACAGGGTGATATGATGCTTATTTATCCTAAGCATACTAATTTTACTCGTCCCCTAGAATGTTTTTATTTCAATGATGAATTAAGATTGTGGGTAGTACCATTTTGCATAGAACAAGATGAGTTGGTAATTGGAGATTGGCAGAGCCTTTTTTTAAGTTTAGGTATTAACATTTAGGGGATGTTTTGGTTATTTATCAAATATAATAAATTTAACTATCAATATTTAATTTTTAATAGTTAAAGTTTATTGATTTGATAGTTTCACAATGGATGATGTTTACTCTAGAATTCGCCTCACAAAACCAATAACCTATTATTCGAGGAGAATATTTATGTCTAAATGTCCATTTGATCATAATTCAAAAACATTAACAACAGCAGCAGGTGCGCCTGTTGTAGATAACGACAATACTATGTCAGCAGGTCCAAAAGGACCATTACTTTTACAAGATGTTTGGTTTCAAGAAAAACTAGCACATTTCGCCCGTGAGCGTATTCCTGAGCGTGTTGTACATGCTAAAGGCTCAGCAGCATTTGGTACTTTTACCGTTACTCATGATATTACTAAATACACTAAAGCAGCATTATTTAGTGAAGTAGGTAAACAAACCGAAGTCTTATTACGTTTTTCTACTGTAGCTGGTGAGCGTGGGGCAGCCGATGCAGAAAGAGACGTACGTGGTTTTTCATTAAAATTCTATACAGAACAAGGTAACTGGGATTTAGTGGGAAATAACACACCAGTGTTCTTTATTCGTGATCCATTAAAATTCCCTGATTTTATTCATACGCAAAAACGTAATCCGCAAACAAATTTACGTGATGCAAATGCTGCATGGGATTTCTGGTCACGTCACCCTGAATCAATGCACCAAATTATGACGTTATTCAGTGATCGTGGTATTCCTGCAACATTACGTCATATGAATGGTTACGGTAGCCATACATATAGCTTTGTAAATGCAGATAATGAACGTTTTTGGGTGAAATTCCACTTTAAAACTCAACAAGGTCATAAATTCTTTACTAATGAAGAAGCTGCTAAAGTTGTGGGTGAAAACCGTGAATCAAGTCAGCAAGATTTGTATGAGTCTATCGAAAAAGGCGATTTCCCTCGCTGGACTGTACAAGTTCAAATTATGCCTGAAGCAGATGCACACAAGCATAATTATAGTTTTGACTTAACAAAAGTATGGCCACATGCTGATTATCCAGTTATTGAAGTTGGTGTATTAGAGCTAAACCGTAATCCGTCTAACTATTTTGCACAAGTAGAGCAAGCGGCATTTGCACCAAGTAATATCGTACCGGGAATTGGTTTCTCACCAGACCGTATGTTACAAGGTCGTCTGTTCTCTTATCAAGATGCACAGCGTTACCGTTTAGGTGTGAATCATCATCAGATTCCAGTAAACGCACCAAAATGCCCATATCACACAACTCATCGTGATGGTGCAATGCGTATGGATGAAAATGGTGGCGAGCATCCTAACTATGCGCCAAATCGTTTTGACACTTACGTACCAACACATGATCAATTACCATTACAAATTGAACGTGAAGCGGCACATTTTGATTTCCGTGAATATGATGAAGATTACTATTCACAACCAGCTGCACTTTATAATGTGTTTACAGCTGAAGAAAAAGATCGTTTGGCATCAAACTTTGCAGCTGGATTATCAGGTGTAACAGTGCCTGAGATTGTTGAAAGACAAATGACTCATTTTGAAAAAGTGAGTGCAGAATTAGCTAACGCAATTCGTACAAAATTAGCCAAATAATTAAAATAAAATTTCCTCTGTCGTAAATAAAAGCCCCATTTTGAGATCAGCTCAAATTTGGGGCTTTCTTTTGTATTAAAATAAAATCTTTCTAATTAAAATTTATATTCTAATCTTCCTCCGAACTGGGTTTGTTTCAATTTAGCATCAGAAATATCATGTCTATGCTCAACTTTTAAACCTAAAGATAATTGCTCAGTTATTGTAAATTCGCTATCTATTTTCATTAAGAATGCATCACCTTGTTTTCCTGTCATGAAGTCAGAATGTTGTCTTCCATCAGAGATGAGTACATCTTTTCTATCGAGATTGCTATTTTCATAAAATGCGCCAAGATTAAGTGCAACAATTTCATTTTTCCAACCTACATTAGCTCCCATATATTGACTGAATACATTGTATGGCTTCATTGATATATTCCAATCATTACTATGGTCATTTACTTTAGTTTTGATTCTTTGATAATTTATTCCAATTGTTGGTGTTATAGTAATATCATTTAACGGTATTGCATAACCAACTTCACTACCAATTTGGAATTGTTTTGCATTAATACTTGCTATATTTCTTTGTTCAGCAGTGGAAACCTTACCATGATGAATGTGGTATCCAATATGAGAATTAAGAATAATATTATTCCATCTATTGTGTAGCCCTGCTAAGAACGATGTAGATTTGTAGCGAGTTTCACTATAACCATCAGGTGAGCGAGGAGTAACATCTTGTTTGCTAAATCCAATTCCAGCATGCAATTCCATATTTTCTGTTATTGGAGTAAACCCACCAATTAATGTACTGCTTTGTGTAGCCTTATAACCATACCCATAATTGTTGAAGCTCACATCAGATGTATATCTAGAATTACCATTTTGTTGATTAATATAAAAGCCTTTCTTATTTATAGACCAGATATTATCCATAAATTGTCTGCGAATTGTATCTCCTTGATTCAGGATAGCGTTATTTGCCACAAGATAAGATGGAACTTTTTGATTAATAGCAACACGATATTCTTGTCCTGCTAAATTGAGTGCATCTTCTGTAGATAATGTAGGTTTGTCTTCTGTTGAAATAGAAGAGCCTGTGTCAGTTGCTACTTTGATTATTGGGTCTGGGTTTTCTCCATTTTCATTAACAAGTAAGGTTTGTAAACGATAATCAAAGAATCTAGCATTTGGATCATCAAGTTTACTTTGAGCAGTATTTGATACAGATTTGTCCACACCAACAAGAGTATATTGGAATAGATCTGTTTCATCTTTATTTGAATTAAGTCTTTTACCTAAAACAAATTGCTCAGCCGTTGAGTCTCCAAGTACCTGTATTAATGAAATACCCTCATCAGGATCATATTTACCATTATTATTGGTGTCGGAATTGGACTGTCCTTCTCCTAGGAATTGAACATTTACCGGTATTGCTTTTCTTGAAACAACATCGCCATTAATTAATACTTGATCATGTTCCCAAGTAGAAATATCTTCATTTGCATTATTTACTCGTAGTAATAAATTCGCACCTCCATTGAGTACATTAGCAAATTTCATCACTCTACTGCCAAAATTGCCTTCATTTTGTGCAATTCCTGGTTGAATAACACTATTATTTTTCCATGTGCTCTCTGACGTAATAATTGCATTTCCCCCTAAAATTGAATTTTCATCAATTAATAATGCACCGTTGGATAAACTTCCATTTAATTCCACTGCTCCTGATTGAATGTGAGTTTGTCCAGAATGCGATAATGCACCAGTTAGTTTAAGTAGACCATCACCTGATTTGATTAATTCACCTGTACCCGATGAGTTTATATTCAACTGGGTGAGTGAGTTACTATCAGATTGCACACGAATTTTTCCTGTTACATCACTTGATTTAATCGTTGTATTTGTACCACTATCAAGTATAAAGTTGGCATCCTTTGCAATTTGAAGATCATTAATTAGATGTTCAGTATTAGAAGCATAAGTGATAGACCCAGATTTAATATCAACAACATTAAGAATAGAGTTACCATTTAAAGTAAAATTAGAACTATGATCTTCTGGTGTATAGATAAAATCTAA
This region includes:
- a CDS encoding catalase, which produces MSKCPFDHNSKTLTTAAGAPVVDNDNTMSAGPKGPLLLQDVWFQEKLAHFARERIPERVVHAKGSAAFGTFTVTHDITKYTKAALFSEVGKQTEVLLRFSTVAGERGAADAERDVRGFSLKFYTEQGNWDLVGNNTPVFFIRDPLKFPDFIHTQKRNPQTNLRDANAAWDFWSRHPESMHQIMTLFSDRGIPATLRHMNGYGSHTYSFVNADNERFWVKFHFKTQQGHKFFTNEEAAKVVGENRESSQQDLYESIEKGDFPRWTVQVQIMPEADAHKHNYSFDLTKVWPHADYPVIEVGVLELNRNPSNYFAQVEQAAFAPSNIVPGIGFSPDRMLQGRLFSYQDAQRYRLGVNHHQIPVNAPKCPYHTTHRDGAMRMDENGGEHPNYAPNRFDTYVPTHDQLPLQIEREAAHFDFREYDEDYYSQPAALYNVFTAEEKDRLASNFAAGLSGVTVPEIVERQMTHFEKVSAELANAIRTKLAK